The following coding sequences are from one Pelmatolapia mariae isolate MD_Pm_ZW linkage group LG4, Pm_UMD_F_2, whole genome shotgun sequence window:
- the elavl3 gene encoding ELAV-like protein 3 isoform X8 has translation MVTQIISTMETQVSNGPSGTSLPNGPVISTNGSTDDSKTNLIVNYLPQNMTQEEFKSLFGSIGEIESCKLVRDKITGQSLGYGFVNYVDPNDADKAINTLNGLKLQTKTIKVSYARPSSASIRDANLYVSGLPKTMSQKDMEQLFSQYGRIITSRILVDQVTAGISRGVGFIRFDKRNEAEEAIKGLNGQKPLGAAEPITVKFANNPSQKTGQALLTQLYQTAARRYTGPLHHQTQRFRLDNLLNASYGVKRFSPITIDSMTSLAGVNLTGPTGAGWCIFVYNLSPEADESVLWQLFGPFGAVTNVKVIRDFTTNKCKGFGFVTMTNYDEAAMAIASLNGYRLGDRVLQVSFKTSKQHKA, from the exons ATGGTTACT CAGATAATCAGCACCATGGAAACCCAGGTGTCCAACGGTCCAAGCGGAACCAGTCTGCCTAATGGCCCAGTCATCAGCACAAATGGCTCCACAGATGACAGCAAAACCAACCTGATCGTCAACTATCTGCCTCAGAACATGACCCAGGAAGAATTCAAAAGTTTGTTTGGTAGCATTGGAGAAATTGAGTCCTGCAAGCTAGTCAGAGACAAGATAACAG GACAGAGTTTGGGATATGGCTTTGTAAACTATGTCGACCCAAATGATGCAGACAAGGCTATTAACACACTCAATGGTCTCAAATTGCAGACTAAAACAATCAAG GTATCGTATGCCCGGCCTAGTTCGGCTTCCATTCGCGATGCCAACCTTTATGTTAGTGGACTCCCTAAAACAATGAGCCAGAAGGACATGGAACAGCTGTTCTCCCAATATGGTCGGATCATCACCTCACGGATCTTAGTGGACCAAGTTACAG CAGGCATATCACGAGGAGTGGGCTTCATCCGGTTTGACAAGAGAAATGAAGCAGAGGAGGCCATCAAAGGACTGAACGGACAGAAGCCTTTGGGTGCTGCTGAGCCCATCACTGTCAAGTTCGCCAACAACCCCAGCCAGAAGACAGGCCAGGCCTTACTGACTCAGCTGTACCAGACTGCTGCTCGCCGCTACACGGgacccctccaccaccagaCTCAGCGTTTCAG ACTCGACAATTTACTAAACGCCAGCTACGGAGTCAAGAG ATTCTCACCCATCACCATTGACAGCATGACCAGTTTGGCCGGCGTCAACCTTACCGGTCCAACTGGAGCCGGCTGGTGCATCTTTGTGTACAACCTGTCCCCTGAGGCGGACGAAAGCGTCCTGTGGCAGCTCTTCGGGCCTTTCGGTGCAGTCACCAATGTCAAGGTCATCCGTGACTTCACCACCAACAAATGTAAGGGCTTTGGCTTTGTCACCATGACCAACTACGATGAAGCTGCCATGGCTATTGCTAGCCTTAATGGCTATCGCCTGGGTGACCGCGTGCTGCAGGTTTCCTTCAAGACCAGTAAGCAGCACAAGgcctga
- the elavl3 gene encoding ELAV-like protein 3 isoform X2, which produces MVTQIISTMETQVSNGPSGTSLPNGPVISTNGSTDDSKTNLIVNYLPQNMTQEEFKSLFGSIGEIESCKLVRDKITGQSLGYGFVNYVDPNDADKAINTLNGLKLQTKTIKVSYARPSSASIRDANLYVSGLPKTMSQKDMEQLFSQYGRIITSRILVDQVTGISRGVGFIRFDKRNEAEEAIKGLNGQKPLGAAEPITVKFANNPSQKTGQALLTQLYQTAARRYTGPLHHQTQRFSVIPSLGKGPDPNNSSKPILDNLLNASYGVKSSPTLFPRFSPITIDSMTSLAGVNLTGPTGAGWCIFVYNLSPEADESVLWQLFGPFGAVTNVKVIRDFTTNKCKGFGFVTMTNYDEAAMAIASLNGYRLGDRVLQVSFKTSKQHKA; this is translated from the exons ATGGTTACT CAGATAATCAGCACCATGGAAACCCAGGTGTCCAACGGTCCAAGCGGAACCAGTCTGCCTAATGGCCCAGTCATCAGCACAAATGGCTCCACAGATGACAGCAAAACCAACCTGATCGTCAACTATCTGCCTCAGAACATGACCCAGGAAGAATTCAAAAGTTTGTTTGGTAGCATTGGAGAAATTGAGTCCTGCAAGCTAGTCAGAGACAAGATAACAG GACAGAGTTTGGGATATGGCTTTGTAAACTATGTCGACCCAAATGATGCAGACAAGGCTATTAACACACTCAATGGTCTCAAATTGCAGACTAAAACAATCAAG GTATCGTATGCCCGGCCTAGTTCGGCTTCCATTCGCGATGCCAACCTTTATGTTAGTGGACTCCCTAAAACAATGAGCCAGAAGGACATGGAACAGCTGTTCTCCCAATATGGTCGGATCATCACCTCACGGATCTTAGTGGACCAAGTTACAG GCATATCACGAGGAGTGGGCTTCATCCGGTTTGACAAGAGAAATGAAGCAGAGGAGGCCATCAAAGGACTGAACGGACAGAAGCCTTTGGGTGCTGCTGAGCCCATCACTGTCAAGTTCGCCAACAACCCCAGCCAGAAGACAGGCCAGGCCTTACTGACTCAGCTGTACCAGACTGCTGCTCGCCGCTACACGGgacccctccaccaccagaCTCAGCGTTTCAG TGTGATCCCTTCACTGGGAAAGGGACCCGATCCAAATAACAGCTCAAAGCCAAT ACTCGACAATTTACTAAACGCCAGCTACGGAGTCAAGAG TTCTCCCACTCTCTTCCCCAGATTCTCACCCATCACCATTGACAGCATGACCAGTTTGGCCGGCGTCAACCTTACCGGTCCAACTGGAGCCGGCTGGTGCATCTTTGTGTACAACCTGTCCCCTGAGGCGGACGAAAGCGTCCTGTGGCAGCTCTTCGGGCCTTTCGGTGCAGTCACCAATGTCAAGGTCATCCGTGACTTCACCACCAACAAATGTAAGGGCTTTGGCTTTGTCACCATGACCAACTACGATGAAGCTGCCATGGCTATTGCTAGCCTTAATGGCTATCGCCTGGGTGACCGCGTGCTGCAGGTTTCCTTCAAGACCAGTAAGCAGCACAAGgcctga
- the elavl3 gene encoding ELAV-like protein 3 isoform X6, with protein MVTQIISTMETQVSNGPSGTSLPNGPVISTNGSTDDSKTNLIVNYLPQNMTQEEFKSLFGSIGEIESCKLVRDKITGQSLGYGFVNYVDPNDADKAINTLNGLKLQTKTIKVSYARPSSASIRDANLYVSGLPKTMSQKDMEQLFSQYGRIITSRILVDQVTGISRGVGFIRFDKRNEAEEAIKGLNGQKPLGAAEPITVKFANNPSQKTGQALLTQLYQTAARRYTGPLHHQTQRFRLDNLLNASYGVKSSPTLFPRFSPITIDSMTSLAGVNLTGPTGAGWCIFVYNLSPEADESVLWQLFGPFGAVTNVKVIRDFTTNKCKGFGFVTMTNYDEAAMAIASLNGYRLGDRVLQVSFKTSKQHKA; from the exons ATGGTTACT CAGATAATCAGCACCATGGAAACCCAGGTGTCCAACGGTCCAAGCGGAACCAGTCTGCCTAATGGCCCAGTCATCAGCACAAATGGCTCCACAGATGACAGCAAAACCAACCTGATCGTCAACTATCTGCCTCAGAACATGACCCAGGAAGAATTCAAAAGTTTGTTTGGTAGCATTGGAGAAATTGAGTCCTGCAAGCTAGTCAGAGACAAGATAACAG GACAGAGTTTGGGATATGGCTTTGTAAACTATGTCGACCCAAATGATGCAGACAAGGCTATTAACACACTCAATGGTCTCAAATTGCAGACTAAAACAATCAAG GTATCGTATGCCCGGCCTAGTTCGGCTTCCATTCGCGATGCCAACCTTTATGTTAGTGGACTCCCTAAAACAATGAGCCAGAAGGACATGGAACAGCTGTTCTCCCAATATGGTCGGATCATCACCTCACGGATCTTAGTGGACCAAGTTACAG GCATATCACGAGGAGTGGGCTTCATCCGGTTTGACAAGAGAAATGAAGCAGAGGAGGCCATCAAAGGACTGAACGGACAGAAGCCTTTGGGTGCTGCTGAGCCCATCACTGTCAAGTTCGCCAACAACCCCAGCCAGAAGACAGGCCAGGCCTTACTGACTCAGCTGTACCAGACTGCTGCTCGCCGCTACACGGgacccctccaccaccagaCTCAGCGTTTCAG ACTCGACAATTTACTAAACGCCAGCTACGGAGTCAAGAG TTCTCCCACTCTCTTCCCCAGATTCTCACCCATCACCATTGACAGCATGACCAGTTTGGCCGGCGTCAACCTTACCGGTCCAACTGGAGCCGGCTGGTGCATCTTTGTGTACAACCTGTCCCCTGAGGCGGACGAAAGCGTCCTGTGGCAGCTCTTCGGGCCTTTCGGTGCAGTCACCAATGTCAAGGTCATCCGTGACTTCACCACCAACAAATGTAAGGGCTTTGGCTTTGTCACCATGACCAACTACGATGAAGCTGCCATGGCTATTGCTAGCCTTAATGGCTATCGCCTGGGTGACCGCGTGCTGCAGGTTTCCTTCAAGACCAGTAAGCAGCACAAGgcctga
- the elavl3 gene encoding ELAV-like protein 3 isoform X1, whose protein sequence is MVTQIISTMETQVSNGPSGTSLPNGPVISTNGSTDDSKTNLIVNYLPQNMTQEEFKSLFGSIGEIESCKLVRDKITGQSLGYGFVNYVDPNDADKAINTLNGLKLQTKTIKVSYARPSSASIRDANLYVSGLPKTMSQKDMEQLFSQYGRIITSRILVDQVTAGISRGVGFIRFDKRNEAEEAIKGLNGQKPLGAAEPITVKFANNPSQKTGQALLTQLYQTAARRYTGPLHHQTQRFSVIPSLGKGPDPNNSSKPILDNLLNASYGVKSSPTLFPRFSPITIDSMTSLAGVNLTGPTGAGWCIFVYNLSPEADESVLWQLFGPFGAVTNVKVIRDFTTNKCKGFGFVTMTNYDEAAMAIASLNGYRLGDRVLQVSFKTSKQHKA, encoded by the exons ATGGTTACT CAGATAATCAGCACCATGGAAACCCAGGTGTCCAACGGTCCAAGCGGAACCAGTCTGCCTAATGGCCCAGTCATCAGCACAAATGGCTCCACAGATGACAGCAAAACCAACCTGATCGTCAACTATCTGCCTCAGAACATGACCCAGGAAGAATTCAAAAGTTTGTTTGGTAGCATTGGAGAAATTGAGTCCTGCAAGCTAGTCAGAGACAAGATAACAG GACAGAGTTTGGGATATGGCTTTGTAAACTATGTCGACCCAAATGATGCAGACAAGGCTATTAACACACTCAATGGTCTCAAATTGCAGACTAAAACAATCAAG GTATCGTATGCCCGGCCTAGTTCGGCTTCCATTCGCGATGCCAACCTTTATGTTAGTGGACTCCCTAAAACAATGAGCCAGAAGGACATGGAACAGCTGTTCTCCCAATATGGTCGGATCATCACCTCACGGATCTTAGTGGACCAAGTTACAG CAGGCATATCACGAGGAGTGGGCTTCATCCGGTTTGACAAGAGAAATGAAGCAGAGGAGGCCATCAAAGGACTGAACGGACAGAAGCCTTTGGGTGCTGCTGAGCCCATCACTGTCAAGTTCGCCAACAACCCCAGCCAGAAGACAGGCCAGGCCTTACTGACTCAGCTGTACCAGACTGCTGCTCGCCGCTACACGGgacccctccaccaccagaCTCAGCGTTTCAG TGTGATCCCTTCACTGGGAAAGGGACCCGATCCAAATAACAGCTCAAAGCCAAT ACTCGACAATTTACTAAACGCCAGCTACGGAGTCAAGAG TTCTCCCACTCTCTTCCCCAGATTCTCACCCATCACCATTGACAGCATGACCAGTTTGGCCGGCGTCAACCTTACCGGTCCAACTGGAGCCGGCTGGTGCATCTTTGTGTACAACCTGTCCCCTGAGGCGGACGAAAGCGTCCTGTGGCAGCTCTTCGGGCCTTTCGGTGCAGTCACCAATGTCAAGGTCATCCGTGACTTCACCACCAACAAATGTAAGGGCTTTGGCTTTGTCACCATGACCAACTACGATGAAGCTGCCATGGCTATTGCTAGCCTTAATGGCTATCGCCTGGGTGACCGCGTGCTGCAGGTTTCCTTCAAGACCAGTAAGCAGCACAAGgcctga
- the elavl3 gene encoding ELAV-like protein 3 isoform X5 has protein sequence MVTQIISTMETQVSNGPSGTSLPNGPVISTNGSTDDSKTNLIVNYLPQNMTQEEFKSLFGSIGEIESCKLVRDKITGQSLGYGFVNYVDPNDADKAINTLNGLKLQTKTIKVSYARPSSASIRDANLYVSGLPKTMSQKDMEQLFSQYGRIITSRILVDQVTAGISRGVGFIRFDKRNEAEEAIKGLNGQKPLGAAEPITVKFANNPSQKTGQALLTQLYQTAARRYTGPLHHQTQRFRLDNLLNASYGVKSSPTLFPRFSPITIDSMTSLAGVNLTGPTGAGWCIFVYNLSPEADESVLWQLFGPFGAVTNVKVIRDFTTNKCKGFGFVTMTNYDEAAMAIASLNGYRLGDRVLQVSFKTSKQHKA, from the exons ATGGTTACT CAGATAATCAGCACCATGGAAACCCAGGTGTCCAACGGTCCAAGCGGAACCAGTCTGCCTAATGGCCCAGTCATCAGCACAAATGGCTCCACAGATGACAGCAAAACCAACCTGATCGTCAACTATCTGCCTCAGAACATGACCCAGGAAGAATTCAAAAGTTTGTTTGGTAGCATTGGAGAAATTGAGTCCTGCAAGCTAGTCAGAGACAAGATAACAG GACAGAGTTTGGGATATGGCTTTGTAAACTATGTCGACCCAAATGATGCAGACAAGGCTATTAACACACTCAATGGTCTCAAATTGCAGACTAAAACAATCAAG GTATCGTATGCCCGGCCTAGTTCGGCTTCCATTCGCGATGCCAACCTTTATGTTAGTGGACTCCCTAAAACAATGAGCCAGAAGGACATGGAACAGCTGTTCTCCCAATATGGTCGGATCATCACCTCACGGATCTTAGTGGACCAAGTTACAG CAGGCATATCACGAGGAGTGGGCTTCATCCGGTTTGACAAGAGAAATGAAGCAGAGGAGGCCATCAAAGGACTGAACGGACAGAAGCCTTTGGGTGCTGCTGAGCCCATCACTGTCAAGTTCGCCAACAACCCCAGCCAGAAGACAGGCCAGGCCTTACTGACTCAGCTGTACCAGACTGCTGCTCGCCGCTACACGGgacccctccaccaccagaCTCAGCGTTTCAG ACTCGACAATTTACTAAACGCCAGCTACGGAGTCAAGAG TTCTCCCACTCTCTTCCCCAGATTCTCACCCATCACCATTGACAGCATGACCAGTTTGGCCGGCGTCAACCTTACCGGTCCAACTGGAGCCGGCTGGTGCATCTTTGTGTACAACCTGTCCCCTGAGGCGGACGAAAGCGTCCTGTGGCAGCTCTTCGGGCCTTTCGGTGCAGTCACCAATGTCAAGGTCATCCGTGACTTCACCACCAACAAATGTAAGGGCTTTGGCTTTGTCACCATGACCAACTACGATGAAGCTGCCATGGCTATTGCTAGCCTTAATGGCTATCGCCTGGGTGACCGCGTGCTGCAGGTTTCCTTCAAGACCAGTAAGCAGCACAAGgcctga
- the elavl3 gene encoding ELAV-like protein 3 isoform X13, whose amino-acid sequence MVTQIISTMETQVSNGPSGTSLPNGPVISTNGSTDDSKTNLIVNYLPQNMTQEEFKSLFGSIGEIESCKLVRDKITGQSLGYGFVNYVDPNDADKAINTLNGLKLQTKTIKVSYARPSSASIRDANLYVSGLPKTMSQKDMEQLFSQYGRIITSRILVDQVTGISRGVGFIRFDKRNEAEEAIKGLNGQKPLGAAEPITVKFANNPSQKTGQALLTQLYQTAARRYTGPLHHQTQRFRFSPITIDSMTSLAGVNLTGPTGAGWCIFVYNLSPEADESVLWQLFGPFGAVTNVKVIRDFTTNKCKGFGFVTMTNYDEAAMAIASLNGYRLGDRVLQVSFKTSKQHKA is encoded by the exons ATGGTTACT CAGATAATCAGCACCATGGAAACCCAGGTGTCCAACGGTCCAAGCGGAACCAGTCTGCCTAATGGCCCAGTCATCAGCACAAATGGCTCCACAGATGACAGCAAAACCAACCTGATCGTCAACTATCTGCCTCAGAACATGACCCAGGAAGAATTCAAAAGTTTGTTTGGTAGCATTGGAGAAATTGAGTCCTGCAAGCTAGTCAGAGACAAGATAACAG GACAGAGTTTGGGATATGGCTTTGTAAACTATGTCGACCCAAATGATGCAGACAAGGCTATTAACACACTCAATGGTCTCAAATTGCAGACTAAAACAATCAAG GTATCGTATGCCCGGCCTAGTTCGGCTTCCATTCGCGATGCCAACCTTTATGTTAGTGGACTCCCTAAAACAATGAGCCAGAAGGACATGGAACAGCTGTTCTCCCAATATGGTCGGATCATCACCTCACGGATCTTAGTGGACCAAGTTACAG GCATATCACGAGGAGTGGGCTTCATCCGGTTTGACAAGAGAAATGAAGCAGAGGAGGCCATCAAAGGACTGAACGGACAGAAGCCTTTGGGTGCTGCTGAGCCCATCACTGTCAAGTTCGCCAACAACCCCAGCCAGAAGACAGGCCAGGCCTTACTGACTCAGCTGTACCAGACTGCTGCTCGCCGCTACACGGgacccctccaccaccagaCTCAGCGTTTCAG ATTCTCACCCATCACCATTGACAGCATGACCAGTTTGGCCGGCGTCAACCTTACCGGTCCAACTGGAGCCGGCTGGTGCATCTTTGTGTACAACCTGTCCCCTGAGGCGGACGAAAGCGTCCTGTGGCAGCTCTTCGGGCCTTTCGGTGCAGTCACCAATGTCAAGGTCATCCGTGACTTCACCACCAACAAATGTAAGGGCTTTGGCTTTGTCACCATGACCAACTACGATGAAGCTGCCATGGCTATTGCTAGCCTTAATGGCTATCGCCTGGGTGACCGCGTGCTGCAGGTTTCCTTCAAGACCAGTAAGCAGCACAAGgcctga
- the elavl3 gene encoding ELAV-like protein 3 isoform X11, protein MVTQIISTMETQVSNGPSGTSLPNGPVISTNGSTDDSKTNLIVNYLPQNMTQEEFKSLFGSIGEIESCKLVRDKITGQSLGYGFVNYVDPNDADKAINTLNGLKLQTKTIKVSYARPSSASIRDANLYVSGLPKTMSQKDMEQLFSQYGRIITSRILVDQVTAGISRGVGFIRFDKRNEAEEAIKGLNGQKPLGAAEPITVKFANNPSQKTGQALLTQLYQTAARRYTGPLHHQTQRFSSPTLFPRFSPITIDSMTSLAGVNLTGPTGAGWCIFVYNLSPEADESVLWQLFGPFGAVTNVKVIRDFTTNKCKGFGFVTMTNYDEAAMAIASLNGYRLGDRVLQVSFKTSKQHKA, encoded by the exons ATGGTTACT CAGATAATCAGCACCATGGAAACCCAGGTGTCCAACGGTCCAAGCGGAACCAGTCTGCCTAATGGCCCAGTCATCAGCACAAATGGCTCCACAGATGACAGCAAAACCAACCTGATCGTCAACTATCTGCCTCAGAACATGACCCAGGAAGAATTCAAAAGTTTGTTTGGTAGCATTGGAGAAATTGAGTCCTGCAAGCTAGTCAGAGACAAGATAACAG GACAGAGTTTGGGATATGGCTTTGTAAACTATGTCGACCCAAATGATGCAGACAAGGCTATTAACACACTCAATGGTCTCAAATTGCAGACTAAAACAATCAAG GTATCGTATGCCCGGCCTAGTTCGGCTTCCATTCGCGATGCCAACCTTTATGTTAGTGGACTCCCTAAAACAATGAGCCAGAAGGACATGGAACAGCTGTTCTCCCAATATGGTCGGATCATCACCTCACGGATCTTAGTGGACCAAGTTACAG CAGGCATATCACGAGGAGTGGGCTTCATCCGGTTTGACAAGAGAAATGAAGCAGAGGAGGCCATCAAAGGACTGAACGGACAGAAGCCTTTGGGTGCTGCTGAGCCCATCACTGTCAAGTTCGCCAACAACCCCAGCCAGAAGACAGGCCAGGCCTTACTGACTCAGCTGTACCAGACTGCTGCTCGCCGCTACACGGgacccctccaccaccagaCTCAGCGTTTCAG TTCTCCCACTCTCTTCCCCAGATTCTCACCCATCACCATTGACAGCATGACCAGTTTGGCCGGCGTCAACCTTACCGGTCCAACTGGAGCCGGCTGGTGCATCTTTGTGTACAACCTGTCCCCTGAGGCGGACGAAAGCGTCCTGTGGCAGCTCTTCGGGCCTTTCGGTGCAGTCACCAATGTCAAGGTCATCCGTGACTTCACCACCAACAAATGTAAGGGCTTTGGCTTTGTCACCATGACCAACTACGATGAAGCTGCCATGGCTATTGCTAGCCTTAATGGCTATCGCCTGGGTGACCGCGTGCTGCAGGTTTCCTTCAAGACCAGTAAGCAGCACAAGgcctga
- the elavl3 gene encoding ELAV-like protein 3 isoform X7: protein MVTIISTMETQVSNGPSGTSLPNGPVISTNGSTDDSKTNLIVNYLPQNMTQEEFKSLFGSIGEIESCKLVRDKITGQSLGYGFVNYVDPNDADKAINTLNGLKLQTKTIKVSYARPSSASIRDANLYVSGLPKTMSQKDMEQLFSQYGRIITSRILVDQVTAGISRGVGFIRFDKRNEAEEAIKGLNGQKPLGAAEPITVKFANNPSQKTGQALLTQLYQTAARRYTGPLHHQTQRFRLDNLLNASYGVKSSPTLFPRFSPITIDSMTSLAGVNLTGPTGAGWCIFVYNLSPEADESVLWQLFGPFGAVTNVKVIRDFTTNKCKGFGFVTMTNYDEAAMAIASLNGYRLGDRVLQVSFKTSKQHKA from the exons ATGGTTACT ATAATCAGCACCATGGAAACCCAGGTGTCCAACGGTCCAAGCGGAACCAGTCTGCCTAATGGCCCAGTCATCAGCACAAATGGCTCCACAGATGACAGCAAAACCAACCTGATCGTCAACTATCTGCCTCAGAACATGACCCAGGAAGAATTCAAAAGTTTGTTTGGTAGCATTGGAGAAATTGAGTCCTGCAAGCTAGTCAGAGACAAGATAACAG GACAGAGTTTGGGATATGGCTTTGTAAACTATGTCGACCCAAATGATGCAGACAAGGCTATTAACACACTCAATGGTCTCAAATTGCAGACTAAAACAATCAAG GTATCGTATGCCCGGCCTAGTTCGGCTTCCATTCGCGATGCCAACCTTTATGTTAGTGGACTCCCTAAAACAATGAGCCAGAAGGACATGGAACAGCTGTTCTCCCAATATGGTCGGATCATCACCTCACGGATCTTAGTGGACCAAGTTACAG CAGGCATATCACGAGGAGTGGGCTTCATCCGGTTTGACAAGAGAAATGAAGCAGAGGAGGCCATCAAAGGACTGAACGGACAGAAGCCTTTGGGTGCTGCTGAGCCCATCACTGTCAAGTTCGCCAACAACCCCAGCCAGAAGACAGGCCAGGCCTTACTGACTCAGCTGTACCAGACTGCTGCTCGCCGCTACACGGgacccctccaccaccagaCTCAGCGTTTCAG ACTCGACAATTTACTAAACGCCAGCTACGGAGTCAAGAG TTCTCCCACTCTCTTCCCCAGATTCTCACCCATCACCATTGACAGCATGACCAGTTTGGCCGGCGTCAACCTTACCGGTCCAACTGGAGCCGGCTGGTGCATCTTTGTGTACAACCTGTCCCCTGAGGCGGACGAAAGCGTCCTGTGGCAGCTCTTCGGGCCTTTCGGTGCAGTCACCAATGTCAAGGTCATCCGTGACTTCACCACCAACAAATGTAAGGGCTTTGGCTTTGTCACCATGACCAACTACGATGAAGCTGCCATGGCTATTGCTAGCCTTAATGGCTATCGCCTGGGTGACCGCGTGCTGCAGGTTTCCTTCAAGACCAGTAAGCAGCACAAGgcctga
- the elavl3 gene encoding ELAV-like protein 3 isoform X3 yields the protein MVTIISTMETQVSNGPSGTSLPNGPVISTNGSTDDSKTNLIVNYLPQNMTQEEFKSLFGSIGEIESCKLVRDKITGQSLGYGFVNYVDPNDADKAINTLNGLKLQTKTIKVSYARPSSASIRDANLYVSGLPKTMSQKDMEQLFSQYGRIITSRILVDQVTAGISRGVGFIRFDKRNEAEEAIKGLNGQKPLGAAEPITVKFANNPSQKTGQALLTQLYQTAARRYTGPLHHQTQRFSVIPSLGKGPDPNNSSKPILDNLLNASYGVKSSPTLFPRFSPITIDSMTSLAGVNLTGPTGAGWCIFVYNLSPEADESVLWQLFGPFGAVTNVKVIRDFTTNKCKGFGFVTMTNYDEAAMAIASLNGYRLGDRVLQVSFKTSKQHKA from the exons ATGGTTACT ATAATCAGCACCATGGAAACCCAGGTGTCCAACGGTCCAAGCGGAACCAGTCTGCCTAATGGCCCAGTCATCAGCACAAATGGCTCCACAGATGACAGCAAAACCAACCTGATCGTCAACTATCTGCCTCAGAACATGACCCAGGAAGAATTCAAAAGTTTGTTTGGTAGCATTGGAGAAATTGAGTCCTGCAAGCTAGTCAGAGACAAGATAACAG GACAGAGTTTGGGATATGGCTTTGTAAACTATGTCGACCCAAATGATGCAGACAAGGCTATTAACACACTCAATGGTCTCAAATTGCAGACTAAAACAATCAAG GTATCGTATGCCCGGCCTAGTTCGGCTTCCATTCGCGATGCCAACCTTTATGTTAGTGGACTCCCTAAAACAATGAGCCAGAAGGACATGGAACAGCTGTTCTCCCAATATGGTCGGATCATCACCTCACGGATCTTAGTGGACCAAGTTACAG CAGGCATATCACGAGGAGTGGGCTTCATCCGGTTTGACAAGAGAAATGAAGCAGAGGAGGCCATCAAAGGACTGAACGGACAGAAGCCTTTGGGTGCTGCTGAGCCCATCACTGTCAAGTTCGCCAACAACCCCAGCCAGAAGACAGGCCAGGCCTTACTGACTCAGCTGTACCAGACTGCTGCTCGCCGCTACACGGgacccctccaccaccagaCTCAGCGTTTCAG TGTGATCCCTTCACTGGGAAAGGGACCCGATCCAAATAACAGCTCAAAGCCAAT ACTCGACAATTTACTAAACGCCAGCTACGGAGTCAAGAG TTCTCCCACTCTCTTCCCCAGATTCTCACCCATCACCATTGACAGCATGACCAGTTTGGCCGGCGTCAACCTTACCGGTCCAACTGGAGCCGGCTGGTGCATCTTTGTGTACAACCTGTCCCCTGAGGCGGACGAAAGCGTCCTGTGGCAGCTCTTCGGGCCTTTCGGTGCAGTCACCAATGTCAAGGTCATCCGTGACTTCACCACCAACAAATGTAAGGGCTTTGGCTTTGTCACCATGACCAACTACGATGAAGCTGCCATGGCTATTGCTAGCCTTAATGGCTATCGCCTGGGTGACCGCGTGCTGCAGGTTTCCTTCAAGACCAGTAAGCAGCACAAGgcctga